From a single Candidatus Paceibacterota bacterium genomic region:
- a CDS encoding oligosaccharide flippase family protein has translation MIKTLKEKTEKTINFLEKMLRTDIRYLIKGYFWLISEYAFSLLAGLATSVAFANLIPPEAYGTFQYVLTIVSFLSLTTLTRLNDSLTISVAKGFEGGIIKILKTKIKWGLLGTFAGIILSAYYFYQNDSTLALLVLIAALFVPVLDTPYVYSNYLIGKKNFKVLSLINNAASIIYSVCIVITLFLSKDVVFIIGFYFLINFLIRLFALIFVLKKYKPKKETESQTIDYGKKISYLNIFNTVASSIDNIFVFHYLGAAELAAYAIAKKMPEKLKDLITFLTPLSAPKFAAKDISDPYIKNESLRKSLFLTLAMLAVILIYAIFAPLIFSLLFPVYAKYVSLSIIYALSIPVAAFGALLLNFMESKRRIKPLAKFNIGFALLKTMIMLFAIKYFGLTGLIWSFALTRALSSAMITYFFVKET, from the coding sequence ATGATAAAAACGCTAAAAGAAAAGACGGAAAAAACAATAAATTTTCTTGAAAAAATGCTCAGGACAGACATACGATACCTTATAAAAGGTTATTTTTGGCTTATTTCCGAATACGCATTTTCTCTTTTGGCGGGGCTTGCCACGTCTGTCGCTTTTGCCAACCTTATCCCACCGGAAGCTTACGGAACATTCCAATATGTGCTGACAATCGTATCTTTCTTGTCACTTACCACTCTCACAAGGCTCAACGACTCGCTTACCATAAGCGTGGCGAAAGGATTTGAAGGCGGAATAATAAAAATCTTAAAAACTAAAATTAAATGGGGGCTTTTGGGAACTTTTGCCGGCATTATTTTAAGCGCTTATTATTTTTATCAAAACGATTCCACTCTCGCGCTGCTGGTTCTTATAGCGGCGCTTTTCGTTCCTGTGCTCGACACTCCTTACGTCTACAGCAATTACCTTATCGGCAAAAAAAATTTCAAGGTCCTTTCTCTTATAAACAATGCCGCGTCAATAATTTATTCAGTTTGCATAGTCATTACTCTTTTTCTCTCCAAAGATGTCGTCTTTATAATAGGATTTTATTTTCTTATAAATTTCCTCATCCGTCTTTTCGCCTTAATCTTTGTCCTCAAAAAATACAAACCGAAAAAAGAAACGGAGAGCCAGACGATAGATTACGGAAAAAAAATAAGCTATCTGAACATTTTCAATACGGTTGCTTCGTCCATAGACAATATCTTCGTATTTCATTATCTGGGCGCCGCCGAGCTCGCGGCTTACGCCATAGCAAAAAAAATGCCGGAAAAGCTTAAAGATCTCATAACCTTTTTGACGCCGCTCAGCGCTCCCAAATTCGCAGCGAAAGACATCTCCGACCCTTATATCAAAAACGAATCTTTAAGAAAATCACTTTTCTTAACGCTGGCAATGCTGGCCGTAATTTTAATCTACGCGATATTCGCGCCGCTCATCTTTAGTCTGCTTTTTCCCGTATATGCCAAATACGTAAGTCTTTCAATAATCTACGCCCTGTCCATCCCCGTAGCTGCTTTCGGCGCCCTGCTTCTTAATTTTATGGAATCGAAAAGACGGATAAAACCGCTCGCAAAATTCAACATAGGATTCGCCCTATTAAAAACGATGATAAT